Proteins encoded within one genomic window of Halobacteroides halobius DSM 5150:
- the der gene encoding ribosome biogenesis GTPase Der — translation MNKPVVAIVGRPNVGKSTLFNRIVGSRISIVEDEPSITRDRIYADAEWLGRPFLMVDTGGIEFNEEVKMKEKMRYQAEIAIEEADVILFTVDIRDGLTNRDKEIAELLRKADKPVIIAANKAENIKEAKLAKYDFYELGFSEICLVSAQHGQGTGDLLDEVISHFSELETTDYDEDVIKFSVVGRPNVGKSSLVNQMLGEERVIVSDIAGTTRDAIDTPFRSADQEYVIIDTAGMRRKGKVDYGVEKFSVIRALRAVDRSDVALIVIDAQEGVTNQDKRIAGYAHEEGKAVVLVVNKWDLIEKDNQTMDRYIEEIRYQVKFLNYAPITFVSALTGQRVLRILDLVDYVVKENEKRVKRNMLNDVINEAVEIVQPPSNKQGKRMKIYSAKQVGIKPPSFVLFVNDPELLNFAYERYLKNQLRKAFGFEGTPIRIKVRRK, via the coding sequence ATGAATAAACCCGTTGTAGCTATTGTTGGAAGACCGAATGTAGGAAAATCCACTTTGTTTAATCGAATTGTAGGTAGCAGAATTTCTATTGTTGAAGATGAACCAAGTATTACTCGAGATAGGATTTATGCTGATGCTGAGTGGTTAGGAAGACCATTTTTAATGGTTGATACTGGTGGAATTGAGTTTAATGAAGAAGTAAAAATGAAAGAGAAGATGCGATATCAAGCAGAAATTGCTATTGAAGAAGCTGATGTAATTTTATTTACAGTTGATATTAGAGATGGTTTAACAAATCGTGATAAGGAAATAGCTGAGCTGTTAAGAAAAGCAGATAAACCAGTTATTATAGCAGCTAATAAAGCTGAAAATATTAAAGAAGCAAAATTGGCTAAGTATGATTTTTATGAGTTAGGTTTTTCTGAAATTTGTTTAGTTTCTGCTCAGCATGGCCAAGGAACAGGTGACTTATTAGATGAAGTCATTAGTCATTTTTCAGAATTAGAAACAACTGATTATGATGAAGATGTAATTAAATTTTCAGTAGTAGGTCGCCCGAATGTAGGGAAATCATCTTTGGTTAATCAGATGTTAGGTGAAGAGAGGGTTATCGTAAGTGATATAGCAGGAACTACACGAGATGCTATTGATACTCCATTTAGAAGTGCAGACCAGGAATATGTAATTATTGATACTGCAGGAATGAGAAGAAAAGGTAAAGTTGATTATGGGGTTGAGAAATTTAGTGTAATTAGAGCTTTACGTGCTGTAGATAGATCTGATGTTGCTTTAATAGTAATTGATGCTCAAGAAGGAGTTACTAATCAGGATAAAAGAATTGCTGGGTATGCACATGAAGAAGGAAAAGCAGTCGTTCTAGTAGTTAACAAGTGGGATTTAATTGAGAAAGATAATCAGACAATGGATCGGTATATTGAAGAAATAAGGTATCAAGTTAAGTTCTTAAATTATGCTCCAATTACTTTCGTATCTGCTTTGACAGGTCAGAGAGTATTAAGAATCTTAGATTTAGTTGATTATGTTGTTAAAGAGAATGAAAAGAGAGTCAAACGTAATATGTTAAATGATGTAATTAATGAAGCAGTTGAAATTGTACAACCTCCATCTAATAAGCAAGGGAAACGAATGAAGATTTATTCAGCTAAGCAAGTAGGAATTAAGCCACCATCTTTTGTATTATTTGTTAATGATCCAGAATTGCTTAATTTTGCTTATGAACGTTATTTAAAGAATCAATTACGAAAAGCCTTTGGCTTTGAAGGAACCCCAATTAGAATTAAAGTTAGAAGAAAATAA
- a CDS encoding DUF3189 family protein yields MKIIYYCYGSAHSSVLAAAIHVGKLPNNRIANKKEITQLPYYDKTKSYQIGTPFYYGQDEFNNEVYIIGMGSKRDLTKEILLNFLKMHGIDSNKLILVSALPYVNLLTKIGGNLSRRFGLVKVGRPLTIYSLQKVYFKFVDLVAEVKMKIRQFKANNSNKGNKIHLD; encoded by the coding sequence ATGAAAATAATTTATTATTGTTATGGTAGTGCTCATTCTTCTGTTTTAGCAGCTGCGATTCATGTAGGAAAATTACCTAATAATAGAATAGCAAATAAGAAAGAGATTACTCAACTACCTTATTATGATAAGACTAAATCTTACCAAATCGGAACTCCTTTTTATTATGGTCAGGATGAATTTAATAATGAAGTATACATTATAGGAATGGGAAGTAAACGTGATTTAACTAAGGAGATCTTACTTAATTTTCTTAAGATGCATGGAATAGATAGTAATAAGTTGATATTAGTCTCAGCTTTACCATATGTTAATTTATTAACTAAAATAGGAGGTAATTTATCACGTCGTTTTGGGTTAGTGAAAGTAGGGAGGCCATTAACTATTTATAGTTTACAAAAAGTTTATTTTAAATTTGTTGATTTAGTAGCTGAAGTTAAAATGAAGATAAGACAATTTAAAGCTAATAATTCAAATAAAGGAAATAAAATTCATCTTGACTAA
- a CDS encoding DUF512 domain-containing protein, with protein MKQEQNKQMEIESYVEIEKVAKDSIADELGLNPGDRIIKINGQTIKDFIEYKFLITDTYLELEVITLEGEYWVLEIEKGYDETLGIDFSDIIFDELKTCHNNCVFCFVDQAPSNSRDTLNKKDDDYRFSFLSGSYITLTNLSKEEFNRIKRLRLSPLNISVHSTNPRVRKKMLGNKQAGKILEQIKELIAAGIKLNTQIVLCPEINDGQYLEETIKKLGEFVPQINSLAIVPVGLTKFRDDLYNLRSFTTEEAQRVIKTVEDWQAKFKEKHGFNFVYLADEFYFLANKPIPSAKNYDQFPQLENGIGMVRILWDQFTELKNQIPVSLEQTRKVTVVTGVLGAKALAPLVESLNNIDNLEVDLLEVENDYFGSEVTVTGLLTGRDILSTLAKSKLGEVVLIPEVLLNDDQLFLDDLAWSEFKKEISSQLLRVDNKALDLVEKVLGIELGGEGDE; from the coding sequence ATGAAGCAGGAGCAAAATAAACAAATGGAGATAGAATCTTATGTAGAAATTGAAAAAGTAGCAAAAGATAGTATTGCAGATGAACTAGGTTTAAATCCAGGAGATAGAATAATTAAAATAAATGGACAAACTATAAAAGATTTTATAGAGTATAAATTTTTAATAACAGATACATATTTAGAGCTCGAAGTAATTACGTTAGAAGGAGAATATTGGGTATTAGAGATTGAAAAAGGTTATGATGAGACTTTAGGTATTGATTTTTCCGATATTATTTTCGATGAATTAAAGACTTGTCATAATAATTGTGTCTTTTGTTTTGTTGATCAAGCTCCTTCTAATAGTCGTGATACATTAAATAAAAAGGATGATGATTATCGGTTTTCTTTTTTATCAGGTAGTTATATTACCTTAACTAATTTATCTAAAGAAGAATTTAATAGGATTAAACGATTACGTTTAAGTCCTTTAAATATTTCTGTGCATAGTACTAATCCAAGGGTAAGAAAAAAGATGTTAGGGAATAAACAAGCTGGTAAGATATTAGAGCAAATAAAAGAGTTAATTGCAGCTGGAATAAAGCTTAATACTCAGATAGTATTATGTCCAGAAATTAATGATGGTCAATACTTAGAAGAGACTATTAAGAAATTAGGAGAATTTGTTCCTCAAATTAATTCATTAGCTATTGTTCCTGTTGGCTTAACTAAATTTAGAGATGATTTATATAACTTAAGATCCTTTACAACTGAAGAAGCACAACGAGTAATTAAAACAGTCGAGGATTGGCAAGCTAAATTTAAAGAAAAGCATGGGTTCAATTTTGTTTATCTAGCTGATGAATTTTATTTTTTAGCTAACAAGCCTATTCCATCTGCTAAAAACTATGATCAGTTTCCTCAATTAGAGAATGGTATAGGAATGGTTAGAATATTATGGGATCAATTTACAGAGTTAAAGAATCAAATTCCTGTTAGTTTAGAGCAAACTAGAAAGGTTACAGTAGTTACAGGAGTATTAGGGGCCAAGGCTTTAGCCCCCTTAGTAGAGAGCTTGAATAACATTGATAACTTAGAGGTTGATTTACTAGAAGTAGAAAATGATTATTTTGGTTCTGAAGTGACTGTAACAGGCTTATTAACAGGGCGTGATATTTTATCGACTTTAGCTAAATCTAAGTTAGGTGAGGTAGTATTAATTCCAGAAGTATTATTAAATGATGATCAATTGTTTTTGGATGATTTAGCATGGTCAGAATTTAAAAAAGAGATATCTAGTCAATTATTAAGAGTTGATAATAAAGCATTAGATTTAGTAGAAAAAGTTTTAGGAATAGAACTAGGAGGTGAGGGTGATGAATAA
- a CDS encoding capping complex subunit for YIEGIA, whose product MNITDFILAIVTTKEEQDKVESGSAPIFYATDKEELEYISMLISRLTKSMVHDLGNGVYILIKH is encoded by the coding sequence ATGAATATAACTGATTTTATTTTAGCTATTGTAACTACTAAAGAAGAACAGGATAAGGTTGAAAGTGGTTCAGCCCCAATCTTTTATGCTACAGATAAAGAGGAATTAGAGTATATCTCAATGCTTATCTCTCGTTTGACTAAATCAATGGTTCATGATTTAGGAAATGGGGTTTATATATTAATCAAACATTAA
- the ilvE gene encoding branched-chain-amino-acid transaminase: protein MSSQKIFLNGELVEKSEAKVSVFDHGLLYGDGIFEGIRAYNGRVFRFEEHLDRLYESAKAILLDIPLTKDEMREAVLKTIRANGLEDAYIRLVISRGVGDLGLDPQKCEAATVIIIASDITLYPDEFYENGLEVATVPTRRNIPEALNPRIKSLNYLNNILAKIEANRAGVLEAIMLNNEGYVAECTGDNIFIIKNGKLITPPTYIGALKGIKRGVVLEVAPEFDLEVAEEVFTRHDLYTADECFLTGTAAEVIPVVEIDGRQIADGNPGQYTKSLISKFRELANTTGTLIYEE from the coding sequence ATGAGTAGTCAAAAAATATTTTTAAATGGAGAATTAGTTGAGAAGTCAGAAGCTAAAGTTTCAGTTTTTGATCATGGGTTATTGTATGGTGATGGTATATTTGAGGGAATTCGGGCGTATAATGGACGAGTCTTTCGTTTTGAAGAGCATTTAGACAGATTATATGAATCAGCCAAAGCAATTTTATTAGATATTCCACTTACCAAAGATGAAATGAGAGAAGCTGTTTTAAAGACAATTAGAGCTAATGGATTAGAGGATGCATACATTAGATTGGTTATTTCCCGTGGAGTAGGAGATTTAGGTTTGGATCCACAAAAATGTGAAGCAGCAACAGTAATTATTATTGCTAGTGATATTACACTTTATCCTGATGAGTTTTATGAAAATGGGTTAGAGGTTGCTACTGTACCAACAAGAAGAAATATCCCAGAAGCTTTGAACCCAAGGATTAAATCTTTAAATTATTTAAATAATATTTTAGCTAAAATTGAAGCTAATCGAGCTGGGGTTTTAGAAGCAATTATGTTAAATAATGAAGGTTACGTAGCAGAATGTACAGGAGATAATATCTTTATTATTAAAAATGGTAAGTTAATAACTCCTCCTACATACATTGGAGCTTTAAAAGGTATTAAACGAGGGGTTGTGTTAGAAGTTGCTCCTGAATTTGATTTAGAAGTAGCAGAAGAGGTTTTTACAAGACATGACCTTTATACTGCTGATGAATGTTTTCTAACGGGGACGGCAGCTGAAGTAATACCGGTAGTAGAGATAGATGGTAGACAGATTGCTGATGGTAATCCTGGTCAATACACTAAAAGCTTAATTTCTAAATTTAGAGAATTAGCTAATACTACTGGAACTTTAATTTATGAAGAATAA
- a CDS encoding DUF3189 family protein produces MKIVYLGYYQSGIALLTASFYLGFWQEKDDLNDQLETLIFTELSTEEKGKFISLGQDSLGNEVLVLGCQGQQAIVSRMLKGLTNMFTIDNELLIVDTTSVANLWIKVGVKLTRVGWNKTGLYLIKRGVKNNYLEIKQLTTKLKERINS; encoded by the coding sequence ATGAAAATAGTCTATTTAGGTTACTATCAAAGTGGGATTGCATTGTTAACAGCTTCTTTTTATCTTGGTTTTTGGCAAGAAAAAGATGATTTGAATGATCAATTAGAGACTTTAATATTTACTGAATTATCAACAGAAGAGAAAGGTAAATTTATATCTTTAGGACAAGATTCATTAGGGAATGAAGTTTTAGTGTTAGGTTGTCAAGGTCAACAGGCAATAGTAAGTAGAATGTTAAAGGGTTTAACAAATATGTTTACTATAGATAATGAATTATTAATAGTCGATACAACTTCTGTAGCTAATTTATGGATTAAAGTAGGAGTGAAGTTAACTAGAGTTGGTTGGAATAAAACAGGATTGTATCTAATTAAGCGAGGTGTAAAGAATAATTATTTAGAAATCAAACAATTAACAACTAAGCTTAAAGAGAGGATTAATAGCTAA
- a CDS encoding NAD(P)H-dependent glycerol-3-phosphate dehydrogenase: MKNKIAVIGGGSWGTALALQLHRNGYQVLIQDVSQEKVTEINQEQRNSFLPNIKLPSDLKATTDLKEAVKNAKLVVVVVPSHVMRTVAKGLKGLLNEDTIIVSATKGLEEGTNLRMTQVLKAELFDFEDRILALSGPTHAEEVVLDHPSTVVVAHRNKNLAQRVQDVFMSDKFRVYTNPDIVGVELGATVKNSIAIAAGIADGLGYGDNAISALVTRGITEIKRLGVEMGAKAMTFAGLTGLGDLVVTCTSQHSRNRRLGHKIGSGYTLEEALDEMQMIAEGVKTTKAVYSLAQELGVEMPIVNQVYQILFAGKEPKEAVNDLMLRGKKHEIEAVAKMKAW; the protein is encoded by the coding sequence ATGAAGAATAAAATAGCAGTCATTGGTGGTGGTAGCTGGGGGACGGCATTAGCTTTACAGTTACACCGTAATGGATACCAAGTTTTGATTCAAGATGTATCCCAAGAGAAGGTAACTGAGATTAATCAGGAGCAGAGGAATTCTTTTTTGCCTAATATTAAATTACCTTCTGATTTAAAGGCTACTACTGATCTTAAAGAAGCAGTAAAAAATGCTAAATTAGTAGTTGTTGTCGTTCCTTCACATGTAATGAGAACAGTAGCAAAAGGTTTAAAAGGTTTATTAAATGAAGATACTATTATAGTTAGTGCGACTAAAGGCCTTGAAGAGGGTACTAATTTAAGGATGACTCAAGTTTTAAAAGCTGAGTTATTTGATTTTGAAGATAGGATTCTAGCATTAAGCGGGCCAACTCACGCTGAAGAAGTAGTATTAGACCATCCTAGTACAGTAGTGGTAGCTCATAGAAATAAAAATTTGGCCCAAAGAGTACAAGATGTATTTATGTCAGATAAATTTAGAGTCTATACTAATCCGGATATAGTAGGTGTTGAATTAGGAGCAACTGTTAAAAATAGTATTGCTATTGCAGCTGGAATAGCTGATGGTTTAGGATATGGAGATAATGCTATTTCTGCTTTAGTAACTAGAGGTATTACAGAAATTAAGCGTTTAGGAGTAGAGATGGGAGCTAAAGCAATGACTTTTGCAGGACTAACTGGCCTTGGCGATTTGGTAGTTACTTGTACTAGTCAACATAGTAGGAATCGAAGGTTAGGACATAAGATTGGCTCAGGCTATACTTTAGAAGAGGCTTTAGATGAAATGCAAATGATAGCTGAGGGAGTAAAGACGACTAAAGCTGTTTATTCCTTGGCCCAAGAGCTTGGTGTAGAAATGCCAATTGTTAATCAAGTTTATCAAATTTTATTTGCGGGTAAAGAGCCAAAAGAAGCAGTTAATGATTTAATGTTAAGAGGAAAGAAACATGAGATTGAAGCAGTAGCTAAAATGAAAGCTTGGTAA
- the plsY gene encoding glycerol-3-phosphate 1-O-acyltransferase PlsY gives MFKVVLVMLVSYLLGSIPFGLLISKMVKGQDIRKYGSGNIGATNAFRLMGLKMGALVALLDISKGVLAVKLADIVLGDQIILLLLAGLFSVAGHNLSIFLGFSGGRGVATSVGVLGTLAPVVVVIVFLVWLSIVLLTKYVSLGSIIGSALIPVLMLWFNKDTALVIFSFLIAAFVIYSHRPNIKRLLAGEENKVGMEQNSNE, from the coding sequence ATGTTTAAGGTAGTTTTAGTGATGTTAGTTAGCTATTTATTAGGTTCAATTCCTTTTGGATTATTAATATCTAAAATGGTTAAGGGCCAAGATATTAGAAAGTATGGCAGTGGGAATATAGGTGCTACTAATGCTTTTAGATTAATGGGCTTAAAAATGGGTGCTTTAGTGGCTTTATTAGATATTAGTAAAGGGGTATTAGCAGTTAAGTTAGCTGATATTGTCTTAGGAGATCAAATTATATTATTATTATTAGCAGGATTATTTTCTGTTGCAGGGCATAATTTATCAATCTTTTTAGGGTTTAGTGGTGGTCGGGGTGTAGCTACCTCTGTTGGTGTATTAGGTACATTGGCTCCAGTAGTAGTGGTGATTGTCTTTCTTGTCTGGCTATCAATTGTTCTCTTAACTAAGTATGTTTCGTTAGGCTCTATTATTGGATCGGCTTTGATCCCAGTTTTAATGTTGTGGTTTAATAAAGATACAGCCTTGGTTATTTTTAGTTTCTTAATTGCTGCTTTTGTAATTTATAGTCATCGTCCTAATATTAAACGATTATTAGCAGGCGAAGAGAATAAAGTTGGGATGGAGCAAAACAGCAATGAATAA
- a CDS encoding homoserine dehydrogenase: MEEIKVGLLGCGTVGSGVYKILQENKNSIANKSGAKLTVNKVLVKDTSQKLAVDVEKDLLTDDFEEIINDSEIDIIVELIGGVHPAKEFVLRALNSGRSVVTANKELIAKYGSEILSTADENGVDIYFEASVGGGIPIISPLKEDLAGNSVNKIMGIVNGTTNYILTKMGQEGAEFDEVLEKAQELGYAEADPTSDIAGHDAAYKLAILSSIGFESRVNIDEVYIEGITEIAKEDISYAKELGYKIKLLAIGKEDEGIEVRVHPTLIPKEHPLASVNDVFNAVFVEGDAIGEVMFYGPGAGQMPTGSAVVGDIITAARNIDFGAQGRIPCTCFEDKEFKPQAQTETSFYLRLNVCDRPGVLGKITGLLGEYGVSLESVIQKGRSANQAVPLVLVTHKVKEGNLVSALDEIKALDGVKEIANLIRVEE; encoded by the coding sequence ATGGAGGAGATTAAAGTTGGATTATTAGGTTGTGGAACTGTTGGTTCAGGGGTTTATAAGATTTTGCAAGAAAATAAGAATAGTATTGCTAATAAGTCTGGGGCCAAATTAACAGTTAATAAAGTATTAGTTAAAGATACAAGTCAGAAGTTAGCAGTTGATGTAGAGAAAGATTTATTGACTGATGATTTTGAAGAGATAATTAATGATTCTGAAATAGATATTATAGTAGAATTAATTGGCGGAGTACATCCAGCTAAAGAATTTGTTTTACGAGCTTTAAATAGCGGACGTAGTGTAGTTACAGCAAATAAAGAGTTAATTGCTAAATATGGTAGTGAAATTTTAAGTACAGCTGATGAAAATGGGGTTGATATTTATTTTGAAGCTAGTGTTGGAGGTGGAATTCCAATCATTAGTCCTTTAAAAGAAGATTTAGCTGGAAATAGTGTTAATAAAATTATGGGAATTGTTAATGGAACTACTAATTATATTTTAACTAAGATGGGCCAAGAAGGTGCAGAATTTGATGAAGTACTAGAGAAAGCTCAAGAGTTAGGTTATGCCGAAGCAGACCCAACTTCAGATATTGCAGGACATGATGCAGCATATAAATTAGCTATTTTAAGTTCAATAGGATTCGAGTCCCGAGTTAATATTGATGAAGTTTATATAGAGGGGATTACTGAGATTGCTAAAGAGGATATTTCTTATGCTAAAGAATTAGGTTATAAGATTAAATTATTAGCTATTGGTAAAGAAGATGAAGGAATTGAAGTGAGAGTACATCCTACTTTAATTCCTAAAGAACATCCATTAGCTTCTGTTAATGATGTATTTAATGCTGTTTTTGTAGAAGGGGATGCAATTGGCGAAGTAATGTTTTATGGGCCAGGAGCAGGTCAAATGCCAACTGGTAGTGCAGTAGTAGGGGATATTATCACTGCTGCCAGAAATATTGATTTTGGTGCTCAAGGTAGAATTCCATGCACTTGTTTTGAAGATAAAGAGTTCAAGCCTCAAGCCCAGACAGAAACAAGTTTTTATTTACGATTAAATGTCTGTGATAGACCTGGGGTGTTAGGTAAAATAACTGGCTTGTTAGGAGAGTATGGTGTTAGCCTTGAATCGGTGATTCAAAAAGGGAGAAGTGCTAATCAAGCTGTACCTTTAGTATTAGTTACTCATAAAGTTAAAGAAGGAAATTTAGTATCTGCTTTAGATGAAATAAAAGCATTAGATGGAGTAAAAGAGATAGCTAATTTAATAAGAGTAGAAGAATAA
- the spoIVA gene encoding stage IV sporulation protein A, which produces MESFNIYQDIATRTNGDIYIGVVGPVRTGKSTFIKRFMDLLVLPNIEDENSKERAQDELPQSGEGRRIMTTEPKFVPNQATQISLENNVDFNVRLVDCVGYKVDGALGYEEDSGPRMVTTPWFEQPVSFEQAAEIGTAKVIEDHSTIGLVVTTDGSITELPRENYIEAEERVINELNQLGKPFIITLNSAQPESKETKKLANKLEEKYNKRVIPVDCANLDGEDINYLLQEVLYEFPLREINIDLPLWIDELEDAHWLSQELDEVIHQGVKDIFSLRDIENLSSNLDASDHSKRVNVGNLDLGSGIAELEFTLQKDLFYRVLEETTGLEIEDERELFSLIKDLSVAKEEYDKVADALEEVKERGYGIVTPNLDDMVFAEPEKINRGGHFGVKLRASAPSIHLVRADIETEVSPVVGTEKQCEELIEFFETEFDENPEAVWDSDFLGRSLHELVKDGINNKLYRMPVNAQEKLRDTLEKIVNEGSGGLICIIL; this is translated from the coding sequence ATGGAATCATTTAATATCTATCAAGATATTGCTACTAGAACAAATGGTGATATCTATATAGGGGTAGTTGGCCCGGTTAGAACAGGGAAATCTACCTTTATTAAAAGGTTTATGGACTTATTGGTGTTACCTAATATTGAAGATGAGAATAGTAAAGAAAGAGCACAGGATGAATTACCGCAAAGTGGTGAAGGTAGGAGGATTATGACTACTGAACCTAAGTTTGTACCTAATCAAGCAACTCAGATTAGCCTAGAAAATAATGTTGATTTTAATGTTAGGTTAGTTGATTGTGTAGGGTATAAAGTGGATGGTGCTTTAGGTTATGAAGAAGATTCTGGGCCAAGAATGGTAACGACTCCTTGGTTTGAGCAACCAGTTTCTTTTGAGCAAGCAGCAGAAATAGGAACAGCTAAAGTTATTGAAGATCATTCAACAATAGGATTAGTAGTTACTACGGATGGTTCAATTACTGAGTTACCACGAGAAAACTATATAGAAGCTGAAGAACGAGTAATAAATGAGTTAAATCAATTAGGTAAACCATTTATTATAACTCTTAATTCAGCTCAACCAGAAAGTAAAGAAACTAAAAAGCTTGCTAATAAGTTAGAAGAAAAGTATAATAAAAGGGTTATTCCAGTAGATTGTGCTAATTTAGACGGAGAAGATATTAATTATTTATTACAAGAAGTATTATATGAATTTCCACTACGAGAAATTAATATTGATTTACCTCTATGGATTGATGAGTTAGAAGATGCTCATTGGCTTAGTCAAGAGTTAGATGAAGTTATTCATCAAGGGGTAAAAGATATCTTTAGTCTTAGAGATATTGAAAATTTATCCTCCAATTTAGATGCAAGTGATCATTCTAAGCGGGTTAATGTTGGTAATCTAGATTTGGGAAGTGGAATAGCTGAGTTAGAATTTACTCTACAAAAAGACTTATTTTATCGAGTATTAGAAGAGACAACAGGATTGGAAATTGAAGATGAACGAGAGTTATTTAGTTTAATTAAAGATTTAAGCGTAGCTAAAGAAGAATATGATAAGGTAGCTGATGCTTTAGAAGAAGTTAAAGAAAGAGGTTATGGAATTGTGACTCCAAATTTAGATGATATGGTTTTTGCTGAGCCAGAGAAAATAAATCGGGGAGGTCATTTTGGAGTTAAATTAAGAGCTTCAGCACCTTCTATTCATCTAGTTAGGGCGGATATTGAAACTGAAGTTTCTCCAGTAGTAGGAACGGAAAAGCAGTGTGAGGAATTAATTGAATTCTTTGAAACAGAATTTGATGAGAATCCAGAAGCGGTTTGGGATTCAGACTTTTTAGGTCGTTCGCTACATGAATTAGTTAAAGATGGTATTAATAATAAATTATATCGAATGCCAGTCAATGCACAAGAGAAATTACGAGATACTCTAGAGAAAATTGTAAATGAAGGAAGTGGTGGTTTGATTTGTATTATATTGTGA
- a CDS encoding ACT domain-containing protein, translating into MEEKFYIVAEKVLSDAMKKTVQVKELLATGEENQIKEAVKRVGLSRSAYYRYRDSIFTVQDENSQELVTLSLLIIDKAGLLSQVLTKIAEYKGNILTINQDLPLAEVAHVTLTIEINQLSITIRKLLDKLKEIEGIRKARVITQTFKG; encoded by the coding sequence ATGGAAGAAAAATTTTATATTGTAGCTGAAAAAGTTTTATCAGATGCTATGAAGAAGACGGTTCAAGTTAAAGAGTTATTAGCTACAGGAGAAGAAAATCAAATTAAAGAAGCTGTTAAACGAGTAGGTTTAAGCAGAAGTGCTTATTATAGATATAGAGATTCTATTTTTACTGTTCAAGATGAGAATAGTCAAGAATTAGTTACTTTATCTTTATTAATAATTGATAAAGCAGGACTTTTATCTCAGGTATTAACTAAAATAGCAGAATATAAAGGAAATATTCTAACTATTAATCAAGACCTTCCTTTAGCTGAGGTTGCACATGTCACCTTAACAATAGAAATAAATCAATTATCAATTACTATAAGGAAATTATTAGATAAGCTAAAAGAAATTGAAGGAATTAGAAAGGCAAGAGTAATTACTCAAACCTTTAAAGGTTAG
- a CDS encoding HU family DNA-binding protein, whose amino-acid sequence MAKNITKNDLVDQIAEKTGITKKDTKETVNTMLEVVTENLRNEAKKDAEERSKIQFIGFGSFEVRDRSARTGRNPQTGEEMEIPARTVPAFKAGKSLKETVNVK is encoded by the coding sequence ATGGCAAAAAATATCACAAAAAATGATTTAGTAGATCAGATTGCAGAAAAAACAGGAATTACTAAAAAGGATACTAAAGAAACAGTTAACACAATGTTAGAAGTAGTTACTGAAAATCTAAGAAACGAAGCTAAGAAAGATGCTGAGGAAAGATCTAAAATTCAATTTATTGGATTTGGTAGCTTTGAAGTACGGGATCGTAGTGCTAGAACAGGTCGTAATCCTCAAACAGGTGAGGAAATGGAGATTCCAGCTCGAACAGTACCTGCTTTTAAAGCTGGTAAATCATTAAAAGAGACTGTTAATGTAAAGTAG